A region of Pongo pygmaeus isolate AG05252 chromosome 15, NHGRI_mPonPyg2-v2.0_pri, whole genome shotgun sequence DNA encodes the following proteins:
- the JDP2 gene encoding jun dimerization protein 2 isoform X4 → MMPGQIPDPSVTAGSLPGLGPLTGLPSSALTVEELKYADIRNLGAMIAPLHFLEVKLGKRPQPVKSELDEEEERRKRRREKNKVAAARCRNKKKERTEFLQRESERLELMNAELKTQIEELKQERQQLILMLNRHRPTCIVRTDSVKTPESEGNPLLEQLEKK, encoded by the exons ATGATGCCTGGGCAGATCCCGGACCCTTCGGTGACCGCAGGCTCCCTGCCAGGGCTTGGCCCCCTGACCGGGCTCCCCAGCTCGGCCCTGACTGTGGAGGAGCTGAAATACGCTGACATCCGCAACCTCGGGGCCATGATTGCACCCTTGCACTTCCTGGAGGTGAAACTGGGCAAGAGGCCCCAGCCCGTGAAAAGTGAG CTAGATGAGGAAGAGGAGCGAAGGAAAAGGCGCCGGGAGAAGAACAAAGTCGCAGCAGCCCGATGCCGGAACAAGAAGAAGGAGCGcacggagtttctgcagcgg GAATCCGAGCGGCTGGAACTCATGAATGCAGAGCTGAAGACCCAGATTGAGGAGCTGAAGCAGGAGCGGCAGCAGCTCATCCTGATGCTGAACCGACACCGCCCCACCTGCATCGTCCGGACCGACAGTGTCAAGACCCCTGAGTCAGAAGGCAACCCGCTGCTCGAGCAGCTCGAGAAGAAGTGA
- the JDP2 gene encoding jun dimerization protein 2 isoform X3: MGLWPDHVCPGQMYSGWPATPPAMMPGQIPDPSVTAGSLPGLGPLTGLPSSALTVEELKYADIRNLGAMIAPLHFLEVKLGKRPQPVKSELDEEEERRKRRREKNKVAAARCRNKKKERTEFLQRESERLELMNAELKTQIEELKQERQQLILMLNRHRPTCIVRTDSVKTPESEGNPLLEQLEKK, encoded by the exons GCTGGCCTGCCACTCCTCCTGCTATGATGCCTGGGCAGATCCCGGACCCTTCGGTGACCGCAGGCTCCCTGCCAGGGCTTGGCCCCCTGACCGGGCTCCCCAGCTCGGCCCTGACTGTGGAGGAGCTGAAATACGCTGACATCCGCAACCTCGGGGCCATGATTGCACCCTTGCACTTCCTGGAGGTGAAACTGGGCAAGAGGCCCCAGCCCGTGAAAAGTGAG CTAGATGAGGAAGAGGAGCGAAGGAAAAGGCGCCGGGAGAAGAACAAAGTCGCAGCAGCCCGATGCCGGAACAAGAAGAAGGAGCGcacggagtttctgcagcgg GAATCCGAGCGGCTGGAACTCATGAATGCAGAGCTGAAGACCCAGATTGAGGAGCTGAAGCAGGAGCGGCAGCAGCTCATCCTGATGCTGAACCGACACCGCCCCACCTGCATCGTCCGGACCGACAGTGTCAAGACCCCTGAGTCAGAAGGCAACCCGCTGCTCGAGCAGCTCGAGAAGAAGTGA